One stretch of Dyella jiangningensis DNA includes these proteins:
- a CDS encoding metal-dependent hydrolase family protein, with protein sequence MRLLPLFAAITLSLGSTIALADDAPAAPAKVVVRAAHLVDTQSGTVRDNPLVVIDGDKITEVRYDGQVPAGANVIDLGSATLLPGLIDCHVHLTGDPNEVKGDYYEAILKRSAIDSAILAPIYAKRTLDAGFTTVRNLGADDYVDVALRNAINRGDIPGPRMLVSGPPLGATGGHADGTTGFSPWIEFHGIDGVADGVDAIRHRIRENVKNGADVIKFMASAGVLSAEGSVGAPQYSQEEMNALVDEAHRWGRKVAAHAHGAEAIKMAIRAGVDSVEHSSMIDDEGLKLAKQKGTYLDFDVYNDDYILSEYAKKGFPASTVEKEKMVGRLQRENFQRAVKAGEKMAFGTDAGVYPHGWNGKQFAVMTKWGMTPMQSIQAATVNAADLLDMKGKVGAVAPGYFADLIAVHGDPIKDVSQLEHVGFVMKGGAVDKNEIKR encoded by the coding sequence ATGCGTTTGTTGCCCCTGTTCGCCGCCATCACGCTGTCCCTCGGGTCCACCATCGCCTTGGCCGATGACGCACCGGCCGCGCCGGCCAAGGTGGTCGTGCGCGCTGCCCATCTGGTGGATACGCAATCCGGCACCGTACGGGACAACCCGCTGGTGGTGATCGACGGCGACAAGATCACCGAGGTGCGCTACGACGGGCAGGTGCCGGCAGGCGCCAACGTCATCGACCTGGGCAGTGCCACGCTGCTGCCGGGCCTGATCGACTGCCACGTGCACCTCACCGGGGACCCGAACGAGGTGAAGGGCGACTACTACGAGGCCATCCTCAAGCGCAGCGCGATCGATTCCGCGATCCTCGCTCCCATCTATGCCAAGCGCACGCTGGACGCCGGTTTCACCACCGTGCGCAACCTCGGCGCCGACGACTATGTCGACGTCGCCCTGCGCAATGCGATCAATCGTGGCGATATTCCGGGCCCGCGCATGCTGGTCTCCGGTCCGCCGCTGGGCGCCACGGGTGGCCACGCGGATGGCACCACCGGCTTCTCGCCCTGGATCGAGTTCCACGGCATCGACGGCGTGGCCGATGGCGTCGATGCCATCCGCCATCGCATCCGCGAGAACGTGAAGAACGGTGCCGACGTCATCAAGTTCATGGCCAGCGCCGGCGTGCTGAGCGCGGAAGGCTCGGTGGGCGCGCCGCAGTATTCACAGGAAGAGATGAACGCACTGGTCGACGAAGCGCATCGCTGGGGCAGGAAGGTCGCCGCCCACGCGCACGGCGCCGAGGCGATCAAGATGGCCATTCGCGCCGGCGTCGACTCCGTCGAGCACAGCAGCATGATCGACGACGAAGGCCTCAAGCTCGCCAAGCAGAAGGGCACCTACCTCGACTTCGACGTCTACAACGACGATTACATCCTCAGCGAATACGCCAAGAAGGGTTTTCCGGCGAGCACCGTCGAAAAGGAAAAAATGGTGGGCCGCCTTCAGCGCGAAAACTTCCAGCGCGCGGTGAAGGCCGGCGAGAAGATGGCATTCGGTACCGACGCCGGCGTCTATCCGCACGGTTGGAACGGCAAGCAGTTCGCCGTCATGACCAAGTGGGGCATGACCCCGATGCAGTCGATCCAGGCCGCCACGGTCAATGCTGCCGACCTGCTCGACATGAAGGGCAAGGTGGGGGCCGTCGCACCGGGCTATTTCGCCGATCTCATCGCCGTCCATGGCGACCCCATCAAGGACGTTTCGCAGCTCGAGCACGTCGGCTTCGTGATGAAGGGCGGAGCGGTGGACAAGAACGAGATCAAGCGCTGA
- a CDS encoding GlxA family transcriptional regulator — protein MATVHTIAIFAVPGVQLLDVAGPLDVFAEANAQLGKEHYRPLVAGMSAAPIRSSSGARLLPDITIREETDAAIHTLLVAGAPHAPDLDPSSALRRWLTERARRARRYGSICSGAFLLAGCGLLDGRRITTHWSVASRLAEAFPMVEVDADAIYVADGKVRTAAGVTAGLDLALSLVTEDLGREVALRVASQLVMYFKRPGGQMQFSRRGEAMPAGRSALQELQRWVATHLTEDHSVPRLAERMQLSPRHFARLFRTEVGSTPAAWVEAIRVSAARDRLDSGQCAPKQVAADCGFSNVDHLRRAFMQHVGVTPAEYRKRHAAFATDA, from the coding sequence ATGGCAACCGTGCATACCATCGCCATCTTCGCCGTGCCCGGCGTGCAATTGCTGGACGTGGCCGGCCCGCTGGACGTGTTTGCCGAGGCCAACGCACAGCTGGGCAAGGAGCATTACCGGCCGTTGGTGGCGGGCATGTCCGCCGCGCCCATCCGCAGCTCGTCCGGCGCGCGGCTCCTCCCCGACATCACCATCCGGGAAGAGACCGATGCCGCGATCCATACCTTGCTGGTGGCCGGCGCACCGCATGCGCCCGACCTCGATCCATCGTCCGCCTTGCGACGATGGCTGACGGAGCGGGCGAGGCGCGCGCGTCGTTACGGATCGATCTGCAGCGGCGCATTTCTGCTCGCGGGTTGCGGACTTCTGGACGGCCGTCGCATCACCACCCATTGGTCGGTGGCATCGAGGTTGGCGGAGGCCTTCCCCATGGTCGAGGTGGATGCCGATGCGATCTACGTCGCCGACGGCAAGGTGCGCACCGCTGCCGGCGTCACCGCAGGCCTGGATCTGGCTTTGTCGCTGGTTACCGAAGACCTGGGCCGCGAGGTGGCGCTGCGCGTCGCCAGCCAGCTGGTGATGTACTTCAAGCGGCCGGGCGGGCAGATGCAGTTCAGCCGGCGCGGGGAGGCCATGCCGGCGGGGCGCTCCGCCTTGCAGGAACTGCAGCGTTGGGTAGCCACGCATCTCACCGAGGACCACAGCGTGCCACGGCTCGCCGAGCGCATGCAGCTGAGCCCGCGCCACTTCGCGCGACTGTTCCGCACCGAGGTGGGTAGCACGCCCGCGGCCTGGGTCGAAGCGATCCGCGTGTCGGCGGCGCGTGACCGGCTGGACAGCGGCCAATGCGCACCCAAGCAGGTGGCCGCCGACTGCGGCTTCAGCAACGTCGACCACCTGCGTCGCGCCTTCATGCAGCACGTGGGCGTCACGCCGGCCGAGTACCGCAAGCGGCACGCCGCATTCGCGACCGACGCATAG